A genomic window from Populus alba chromosome 19, ASM523922v2, whole genome shotgun sequence includes:
- the LOC118028919 gene encoding protein METHYLENE BLUE SENSITIVITY 1 produces MTGKAKPKKHTAKEIAAKVDAATTNRGGGKAGQADRTGQEKGGHAKYECPHCKITAPDLKTMQIHHDARHPKLPFEEEKLANLHAVHVADSSKPRPGVKGSHKNNFGEGSSKSS; encoded by the exons ATGACAGGAAAGGCTAAGCCAAAGAAGCACACAGCAAAGGAGATCGCTGCAAAAGTAGATGCGGCGACAACAAACAGAGGTGGAGGAAAAGCAGGGCAAGCAGACAGGACAGGACAAGAAAAAGGAGGTCATGCCAAATATGAGTGTCCTCACTGCAAGATAACGGCCCCTGATCTTAAAACCATGCAGATCCATCATGATGCTCGACACCCAAAACTCccttttgaggaagaaaagcttGCCAATCTTCATGCTGTTCATGTTGCTGATTCTTCCAAACCTCGTCCTGGTGTTAAAGGAAGCCACAAGAA tAATTTTGGGGAAGGAAGTTCAAAATCATCTTGA